The Colias croceus chromosome 21, ilColCroc2.1 genome window below encodes:
- the LOC123701239 gene encoding protein mesh isoform X2: MANFKLALILFIALSASVIGQNNVSDTERTISEDVIEEVPVNDVEDKTESPIQEDPIEDPIEILSESNLQEKSGKYQVLEDELIGDVPNNLEAVDLDNVQIERQMAIPSTTSQTNTEYAHIDGRVLPSISYQNNGQPYVITQQRLQQIRGNFLYWFYDQGGSENIGDYQRDIHTSTPQIHKNFNFQLPFFGFRFNYTRLSMNGYIYFSDPPDHYTYPLSFPVRDWPNVNDPSFIGIFFSKCRIGSQRPEDPDQRRPGVYFRLDRDLQTRTDQLGVEMRERITWDIREGVIGSNTFFPKHAITITWKNMSFAGGIDNSLFVTNTFQMVLATDEVFTYAIFNYLEINWSSHTEAGGDTTTGEGGVPAYIGFNAGNATRSYEYKPYSQASVLRDLTGRGWANGFPGRHIFRIDENILMGTCNKDIDGANLPLMFAPESGNMLGGTIVNITGPCFNPDDRITCRFDTEAVMGAVVDVNRAVCVQPRFYHNGYARFEVAINNEPYKWKGKFFVETPATATEKIFFPDNAIHERYPPEIRIKWDRFNLTTNLNVQLQISLWGYKEVTIRPQLEFIDMIEAGVSNTGEYVINPQNFRNRDNIMHNDMQFGFLQINLTTPEVFKGVSISPVLWSRPIPLGWYFAPQWEKLHGQRWAQSMCNNWLRTDRFLKNFAAQVWVCPCTLEHALLDKGRFLPDPNCDKDTNPTCRYHWGAIHCVRSASPSPEGSGQECCYDKNGFLMLSYDQMWGSRPQRSHDFGFTPYNEANKVPSLSHWFHDMIPFYQCCMWQEEQAVGCETFRFERRPSQDCVAYQSPGVAGIFGDPHIITFDDLQYTFNGKGEYVLVRVDHPQLKLDVQGRFEQVARNIYGAVNATHLTSIVSASNNSVPIEVRLRPQHSQWRYRLDVFADGKRIFFDRPALRVQYFPGVTVYQPMYILNQSEIVIMFSSGAGVEVVENKGFMTARVYLPWNFMNQTRGLFGNWSLDVNDDFVRPDGTLGTVDLNNFQSAHREFAQYWQLSDREQKDIGVALFTREYGRTAAYFNDDQFIPNFIREPANFLPANRSQDVARALEICQDSYQCRYDYGMTLNRDMAEFTKNYLASITNIKEINARRVISCGILETPRFGRKSNFFFTPGTRVNFECNQNFILTGDKRRICEDNGRWNLPDYGYTECLRNQEYSARTLGATWGIISAVMVPIVIVLICIGWRILKRRKDEEKEENDYLNIKTRAIDPDESVKINSDDESIPYKKDTTEDSPEPTEPVKVVDLDNDNQGFSYGQPQAYSENIDTQQPYNQNQQQPMPYNQNQQPPASQWSGETEIN; encoded by the exons ATGGCTAACTTTAAATTAgctttgatactttttataGCTCTAAGTGCTAGTGTAATCGGACAAAATAATGTAAGTGATACAGAAAGAACTATTAGTGAAGATGTAATCGAAGAAGTGCCTGTTAATGATGTGGAAGATAAGACAGAAAGTCCAATTCAAGAAGACCCAATAGAAGATCccatagaaatattatctGAATCAAATTTACAAGAAAAAAGTGGGAAATATCAAGTGCTTGAAGATGAATTAATAGGAGATGTGCCTAATAATTTGGAAGCAGTTGATTTAGATAATGTCCAGATTGAGAGGCAAATGGCCATACCCAGCACAACTTCTCAGACGAACACTGAATATG CTCACATCGACGGAAGAGTGTTACCGTCAATCAGCTACCAAAACAATGGGCAGCCCTACGTCATCACACAGCAGAGACTGCAGCAGATTAGAGGCAACTTCCTGTATTGGTTCTACGACCAGGGCGGCAGTGAGAACATTGGTGATTACCAGCGGGACATCCATACATCGACGCCGCAGATTCACAAGAACTTCAACTTTCAATTGCCTTTCTTTGGatttagatttaattataCGAGG CTGTCCATGAACGGTTACATATACTTCAGCGATCCTCCAGACCACTACACGTATCCTCTCTCCTTTCCTGTAAGAGATTGGCCTAATGTTAACGACCCTTCTTTCATTGGCATCTTCTTCAGCAAATGCCGTATTGGTAGTCAGAGGCCGGAGGACCCAGATCAAAGAAGACCAGGTGTTTACTTCAGATTGGATAGGGACTTGCAG acAAGAACAGATCAACTTGGTGTTGAGATGCGAGAACGTATAACATGGGATATTCGTGAAGGTGTTATAGGTTCGAATACATTCTTCCCTAAACATGCCATCACAATTACGTGGAAGAATATGTCTTTCGCTGGAGGTATTGATAACTCCCTGTTTGTG ACGAACACATTCCAAATGGTTTTAGCTACCGACGAAGTTTTTACGTAtgctatatttaattaccttGAAATTAACTGGAGTTCTCATACTGAAGCTGGTGGTGATACCACTACTGGAGAAGGAGGTGTACCAGCTTAC ATTGGTTTCAACGCCGGTAACGCAACACGAAGCTACGAATATAAGCCCTATTCTCAAGCATCTGTTCTTAGAGATTTAACTGGAAGAGGCTGGGCTAACGGTTTTCCGGGACGACACATATTCCGAATCGATGAAAACATTCTCATGGGAACATGTAATAAGGATATAG atgGTGCCAATCTGCCGTTAATGTTCGCTCCTGAATCTGGAAACATGCTTGGAGGAACGATTGTAAACATAACTGGTCCTTGTTTTAATCCTGACGATAGAATTACGTGCAGATTTGATACAGAAGCAGTAATGGGTGCTGTGGTTGATGTGAACCGAGCTGTATGTGTGCAACCACGGTTTTATCATAATGGATATGCTAGATTCGAAGTTGCTATCAATAACGAACCGTATAAGTGGAAAGGAAAATTCTTTGTTG AAACACCTGCAACAGCAACTGAGAAAATATTCTTCCCTGACAATGCGATCCATGAAAGATATCCGCCAGAAATAAGAATCAAATGGGACCGTTTCAATTTAACAACAAACTTAAATGTACAGCTGCAAATAAGTTTGTGGGGATACAAGGAGGTTACTATCAGACCTCAACTCGAGTTCATAGACATGATTGAAGCTGGTGTCTCCAATACAGGAGAATATGTGATCAACCCACAGAACTTCCGTAACAGGGATAACATTATGCACAATGATATGCAGTTCGGTTTCCTCCAGATTAACTTGACGACACCGGAAGTGTTTAAAGGAGTTTCTATATCGCC GGTGCTTTGGAGTAGACCGATTCCACTCGGTTGGTACTTCGCTCCCCAGTGGGAGAAGCTTCACGGCCAACGATGGGCCCAATCCATGTGTAACAACTGGCTCAGAACCGATCGTTTCTTAAAGAACTTCGCTGCTCAAGTCTGGGTGTGTCCCTGTACCTTGGAACATGCACTCTTGGATAAGGGACGATTCCTACCAGACCCTAATTGTGACAAGGATACCAATCCGACTTGCAGATATCATTGGGGTGCAATCCATTGTGTTCGAAGTGCTTCGCCAAG CCCTGAAGGTTCAGGTCAAGAATGCTGCTACGATAAGAATGGTTTCCTAATGTTGTCGTATGATCAAATGTGGGGTTCACGACCTCAGAGGTCGCACGACTTTGGCTTCACTCCTTACAACGAAGCCAACAAG GTGCCATCTTTATCCCATTGGTTCCACGATATGATACCGTTCTATCAATGCTGTATGTGGCAAGAGGAGCAAGCTGTTGGCTGTGAAACTTTCAG ATTCGAGCGTCGTCCCTCCCAGGACTGTGTGGCGTACCAGTCACCAGGCGTTGCTGGTATCTTCGGAGACCCTCATATTATAACTTTCGACGATCTACAATACACGTTCAATGGAAaag GTGAATACGTTCTAGTGAGGGTTGATCATCCTCAACTGAAACTGGATGTGCAAGGTCGATTCGAACAGGTGGCGAGAAATATCTACGGTGCTGTTAATGCAACACATCTTACATCTATTGTATCAGCATCAAATAATTCAGTCCCTATCGAG gTGCGCTTGCGTCCTCAACATTCGCAATGGAGATACAGATTGGACGTGTTTGCTGATGGAAAAAGAATTTTCTTCGACCGACCTGCTCTTAGGGTTCAGTACTTCCcag gaGTAACTGTCTACCAGCCGATGTACATCCTCAATCAATCTGAAATCGTGATCATGTTCTCTTCTGGTGCTGGAGTAGAAGTCGTAGAAAACAAAGGATTTATGACAGCAAGAGTTTATCTCCCTTGGAACTTTATG AATCAAACGCGGGGTCTATTTGGTAATTGGTCTCTAGATGTAAACGACGACTTTGTGCGACCCGATGGAACCTTAGGGACGGTTGATTTGAACAACTTCCAGAGCGCGCATCGAGAATTTGCTCAATATT GGCAACTTTCTGATCGAGAGCAAAAGGATATAGGTGTAGCATTATTCACGAGGGAATATGGTCGGACTGCAGCATACTTTAACGATGATCAATTTATACCCAATTTCATAAGAGAACCAGCGAACTTCCTACCGGCAAATAGGTCACAGGATGTTGCAAGAGCTCTAGAAATATGTCAGGACTCATATCAATGTCGCTATGATTATGGTATGACGTTGAATAGAGATATGGCTGAATTTACCAAGAATTATTTGGCATCTATT ACAAATATTAAGGAGATCAATGCAAGGCGAGTGATAAGTTGCGGTATTTTAGAAACACCTCGGTTTGGACGGAAGAGTAATTTCTTCTTCACCCCTGGTACTAGG GTGAACTTCGAATGCAACCAAAACTTTATCTTGACGGGCGACAAGCGTCGTATTTGCGAAGACAACGGCAGGTGGAACCTTCCTGACTACGGCTATACTGAATGCTTAC GTAACCAAGAGTATTCTGCAAGAACTTTGGGGGCAACATGGGGCATAATTAGTGCTGTTATGGTCCCAATTGTCATTGTCCTGATTTGCATTGGATGGAGGATCTTAAAGCGAAGGAAGGACGAGGAGAAGGAGGAGAACGACTATTTGAATATAAA AACGCGTGCAATCGACCCAGATGAATCGGTCAAGATAAATTCGGATGACGAATCCATTCCATACAAAAAGGACACAACAGAAGATAGCCCGGAGCCAACAGAGCCCGTGAAAGTAGTAGACTTGGATAACGACAATCAAGGCTTTTCATACGGGCAACCCCAAGCGTATAGTGAGAATATAGACACGCAGCAACCGTATAATCAGAATCAACAACAACCAATGCCATATAATCAGAATCAACAACCACCAGCAAGCCAATGGAGTGGTGAAACCGAAATAAACTAA
- the LOC123701239 gene encoding protein mesh isoform X3 produces MANFKLALILFIALSASVIGQNNVSDTERTISEDVIEEVPVNDVEDKTESPIQEDPIEDPIEILSESNLQEKSGKYQVLEDELIGDVPNNLEAVDLDNVQIERQMAIPSTTSQTNTEYAHIDGRVLPSISYQNNGQPYVITQQRLQQIRGNFLYWFYDQGGSENIGDYQRDIHTSTPQIHKNFNFQLPFFGFRFNYTRLSMNGYIYFSDPPDHYTYPLSFPVRDWPNVNDPSFIGIFFSKCRIGSQRPEDPDQRRPGVYFRLDRDLQTRTDQLGVEMRERITWDIREGVIGSNTFFPKHAITITWKNMSFAGGIDNSLFVTNTFQMVLATDEVFTYAIFNYLEINWSSHTEAGGDTTTGEGGVPAYIGFNAGNATRSYEYKPYSQASVLRDLTGRGWANGFPGRHIFRIDENILMGTCNKDIDGANLPLMFAPESGNMLGGTIVNITGPCFNPDDRITCRFDTEAVMGAVVDVNRAVCVQPRFYHNGYARFEVAINNEPYKWKGKFFVETPATATEKIFFPDNAIHERYPPEIRIKWDRFNLTTNLNVQLQISLWGYKEVTIRPQLEFIDMIEAGVSNTGEYVINPQNFRNRDNIMHNDMQFGFLQINLTTPEVFKGVSISPVLWSRPIPLGWYFAPQWEKLHGQRWAQSMCNNWLRTDRFLKNFAAQVWVCPCTLEHALLDKGRFLPDPNCDKDTNPTCRYHWGAIHCVRSASPSPEGSGQECCYDKNGFLMLSYDQMWGSRPQRSHDFGFTPYNEANKVPSLSHWFHDMIPFYQCCMWQEEQAVGCETFRFERRPSQDCVAYQSPGVAGIFGDPHIITFDDLQYTFNGKGEYVLVRVDHPQLKLDVQGRFEQVARNIYGAVNATHLTSIVSASNNSVPIEVRLRPQHSQWRYRLDVFADGKRIFFDRPALRVQYFPGVTVYQPMYILNQSEIVIMFSSGAGVEVVENKGFMTARVYLPWNFMNQTRGLFGNWSLDVNDDFVRPDGTLGTVDLNNFQSAHREFAQYWQLSDREQKDIGVALFTREYGRTAAYFNDDQFIPNFIREPANFLPANRSQDVARALEICQDSYQCRYDYGMTLNRDMAEFTKNYLASITNIKEINARRVISCGILETPRFGRKSNFFFTPGTRVNFECNQNFILTGDKRRICEDNGRWNLPDYGYTECLRNQEYSQRTLFLTWGIIVAIILPLLLLICLFWFWCYYKPKSEGKEGFRFEDIPRSKSASRLNLRSASMGNITDTMKSSTLRSQDSDKPKLPDTPTEETPIKAVTRSAPAPPGEPLDGDTSGIGYTDSNKSDKSDKPSSLKKRRGYDKSYRTNEPLPNAPEVEFPEKPFDLSEEDLLSITSPSDSESNRDSTLTRPAKDIEFLKPRQTGRRNLPSESGYSTKESEDPYSPKYEGRFSPISSHYSPTYSEIYSPPISPTSDNSPRNTFNNSGLPEPPKSAPPTEIKTFTLPPQRGKQEYSARTLGATWGIISAVMVPIVIVLICIGWRILKRRKDEEKEENDYLNIKTRAIDPDESVKINSDDESIPYKKDTTEDSPEPTEPVKVVDLDNDNQGFSYGQPQAYSENIDTQQPYNQNQQQPMPYNQNQQPPASQWSGETEIN; encoded by the exons ATGGCTAACTTTAAATTAgctttgatactttttataGCTCTAAGTGCTAGTGTAATCGGACAAAATAATGTAAGTGATACAGAAAGAACTATTAGTGAAGATGTAATCGAAGAAGTGCCTGTTAATGATGTGGAAGATAAGACAGAAAGTCCAATTCAAGAAGACCCAATAGAAGATCccatagaaatattatctGAATCAAATTTACAAGAAAAAAGTGGGAAATATCAAGTGCTTGAAGATGAATTAATAGGAGATGTGCCTAATAATTTGGAAGCAGTTGATTTAGATAATGTCCAGATTGAGAGGCAAATGGCCATACCCAGCACAACTTCTCAGACGAACACTGAATATG CTCACATCGACGGAAGAGTGTTACCGTCAATCAGCTACCAAAACAATGGGCAGCCCTACGTCATCACACAGCAGAGACTGCAGCAGATTAGAGGCAACTTCCTGTATTGGTTCTACGACCAGGGCGGCAGTGAGAACATTGGTGATTACCAGCGGGACATCCATACATCGACGCCGCAGATTCACAAGAACTTCAACTTTCAATTGCCTTTCTTTGGatttagatttaattataCGAGG CTGTCCATGAACGGTTACATATACTTCAGCGATCCTCCAGACCACTACACGTATCCTCTCTCCTTTCCTGTAAGAGATTGGCCTAATGTTAACGACCCTTCTTTCATTGGCATCTTCTTCAGCAAATGCCGTATTGGTAGTCAGAGGCCGGAGGACCCAGATCAAAGAAGACCAGGTGTTTACTTCAGATTGGATAGGGACTTGCAG acAAGAACAGATCAACTTGGTGTTGAGATGCGAGAACGTATAACATGGGATATTCGTGAAGGTGTTATAGGTTCGAATACATTCTTCCCTAAACATGCCATCACAATTACGTGGAAGAATATGTCTTTCGCTGGAGGTATTGATAACTCCCTGTTTGTG ACGAACACATTCCAAATGGTTTTAGCTACCGACGAAGTTTTTACGTAtgctatatttaattaccttGAAATTAACTGGAGTTCTCATACTGAAGCTGGTGGTGATACCACTACTGGAGAAGGAGGTGTACCAGCTTAC ATTGGTTTCAACGCCGGTAACGCAACACGAAGCTACGAATATAAGCCCTATTCTCAAGCATCTGTTCTTAGAGATTTAACTGGAAGAGGCTGGGCTAACGGTTTTCCGGGACGACACATATTCCGAATCGATGAAAACATTCTCATGGGAACATGTAATAAGGATATAG atgGTGCCAATCTGCCGTTAATGTTCGCTCCTGAATCTGGAAACATGCTTGGAGGAACGATTGTAAACATAACTGGTCCTTGTTTTAATCCTGACGATAGAATTACGTGCAGATTTGATACAGAAGCAGTAATGGGTGCTGTGGTTGATGTGAACCGAGCTGTATGTGTGCAACCACGGTTTTATCATAATGGATATGCTAGATTCGAAGTTGCTATCAATAACGAACCGTATAAGTGGAAAGGAAAATTCTTTGTTG AAACACCTGCAACAGCAACTGAGAAAATATTCTTCCCTGACAATGCGATCCATGAAAGATATCCGCCAGAAATAAGAATCAAATGGGACCGTTTCAATTTAACAACAAACTTAAATGTACAGCTGCAAATAAGTTTGTGGGGATACAAGGAGGTTACTATCAGACCTCAACTCGAGTTCATAGACATGATTGAAGCTGGTGTCTCCAATACAGGAGAATATGTGATCAACCCACAGAACTTCCGTAACAGGGATAACATTATGCACAATGATATGCAGTTCGGTTTCCTCCAGATTAACTTGACGACACCGGAAGTGTTTAAAGGAGTTTCTATATCGCC GGTGCTTTGGAGTAGACCGATTCCACTCGGTTGGTACTTCGCTCCCCAGTGGGAGAAGCTTCACGGCCAACGATGGGCCCAATCCATGTGTAACAACTGGCTCAGAACCGATCGTTTCTTAAAGAACTTCGCTGCTCAAGTCTGGGTGTGTCCCTGTACCTTGGAACATGCACTCTTGGATAAGGGACGATTCCTACCAGACCCTAATTGTGACAAGGATACCAATCCGACTTGCAGATATCATTGGGGTGCAATCCATTGTGTTCGAAGTGCTTCGCCAAG CCCTGAAGGTTCAGGTCAAGAATGCTGCTACGATAAGAATGGTTTCCTAATGTTGTCGTATGATCAAATGTGGGGTTCACGACCTCAGAGGTCGCACGACTTTGGCTTCACTCCTTACAACGAAGCCAACAAG GTGCCATCTTTATCCCATTGGTTCCACGATATGATACCGTTCTATCAATGCTGTATGTGGCAAGAGGAGCAAGCTGTTGGCTGTGAAACTTTCAG ATTCGAGCGTCGTCCCTCCCAGGACTGTGTGGCGTACCAGTCACCAGGCGTTGCTGGTATCTTCGGAGACCCTCATATTATAACTTTCGACGATCTACAATACACGTTCAATGGAAaag GTGAATACGTTCTAGTGAGGGTTGATCATCCTCAACTGAAACTGGATGTGCAAGGTCGATTCGAACAGGTGGCGAGAAATATCTACGGTGCTGTTAATGCAACACATCTTACATCTATTGTATCAGCATCAAATAATTCAGTCCCTATCGAG gTGCGCTTGCGTCCTCAACATTCGCAATGGAGATACAGATTGGACGTGTTTGCTGATGGAAAAAGAATTTTCTTCGACCGACCTGCTCTTAGGGTTCAGTACTTCCcag gaGTAACTGTCTACCAGCCGATGTACATCCTCAATCAATCTGAAATCGTGATCATGTTCTCTTCTGGTGCTGGAGTAGAAGTCGTAGAAAACAAAGGATTTATGACAGCAAGAGTTTATCTCCCTTGGAACTTTATG AATCAAACGCGGGGTCTATTTGGTAATTGGTCTCTAGATGTAAACGACGACTTTGTGCGACCCGATGGAACCTTAGGGACGGTTGATTTGAACAACTTCCAGAGCGCGCATCGAGAATTTGCTCAATATT GGCAACTTTCTGATCGAGAGCAAAAGGATATAGGTGTAGCATTATTCACGAGGGAATATGGTCGGACTGCAGCATACTTTAACGATGATCAATTTATACCCAATTTCATAAGAGAACCAGCGAACTTCCTACCGGCAAATAGGTCACAGGATGTTGCAAGAGCTCTAGAAATATGTCAGGACTCATATCAATGTCGCTATGATTATGGTATGACGTTGAATAGAGATATGGCTGAATTTACCAAGAATTATTTGGCATCTATT ACAAATATTAAGGAGATCAATGCAAGGCGAGTGATAAGTTGCGGTATTTTAGAAACACCTCGGTTTGGACGGAAGAGTAATTTCTTCTTCACCCCTGGTACTAGG GTGAACTTCGAATGCAACCAAAACTTTATCTTGACGGGCGACAAGCGTCGTATTTGCGAAGACAACGGCAGGTGGAACCTTCCTGACTACGGCTATACTGAATGCTTAC GTAACCAGGAGTATTCGCAACGAACGTTATTCTTAACCTGGGGCATCATAGTGGCAATTATTCTACCGTTGTTACTGCTCATTTGCCTGTTTTGGTTCTGGTGTTATTACAAGCCAAAGTCAGAAGGCAAAGAGGGCTTCCGCTTCGAGGACATTCCGCGTTCGAAATCCGCATCACGACTTAATCTTAGATCCGCATCAATGGGGAACATCACAGACACCATGAAATCATCCACGTTACGTAGTCAGGATTCTGATAAACCCAAATTACCTGATACACCCACCGAGGAAACCCCAATTAAAGCCGTAACTCGGTCAGCACCAGCGCCTCCTGGTGAACCTTTAGACGGTGACACCTCTGGTATAGGCTACACTGATTCGAACAAAAGTGACAAATctgataaaccatcctctCTGAAAAAACGTCGCGGTTACGACAAAAGTTATAGAACAAATGAACCGTTACCTAACGCTCCAGAGGTCGAATTCCCAGAGAAACCCTTTGATTTATCTGAAGAAGATTTACTCTCAATAACCTCCCCTTCTGATTCAGAATCTAATAGAGATTCTACTCTTACACGTCCCGCTAAAGATATAGAATTCTTGAAACCACGTCAAACCGGACGTCGCAATCTTCCAAGTGAATCTGGATACTCGACAAAGGAATCCGAAGATCCATATTCTCCAAAATATGAGGGTCGCTTCAGTCCCATATCGTCGCACTATTCCCCAACGTATTCAGAAATTTACTCACCACCCATCAGCCCTACTTCTGATAACAGCCCCAGAAATACATTCAACAATTCTGGTTTGCCAGAGCCTCCAAAGAGCGCTCCACCTACAGAAATCAAAACTTTCACTTTACCTCCACAAAGAGGAAAA CAAGAGTATTCTGCAAGAACTTTGGGGGCAACATGGGGCATAATTAGTGCTGTTATGGTCCCAATTGTCATTGTCCTGATTTGCATTGGATGGAGGATCTTAAAGCGAAGGAAGGACGAGGAGAAGGAGGAGAACGACTATTTGAATATAAA AACGCGTGCAATCGACCCAGATGAATCGGTCAAGATAAATTCGGATGACGAATCCATTCCATACAAAAAGGACACAACAGAAGATAGCCCGGAGCCAACAGAGCCCGTGAAAGTAGTAGACTTGGATAACGACAATCAAGGCTTTTCATACGGGCAACCCCAAGCGTATAGTGAGAATATAGACACGCAGCAACCGTATAATCAGAATCAACAACAACCAATGCCATATAATCAGAATCAACAACCACCAGCAAGCCAATGGAGTGGTGAAACCGAAATAAACTAA